In Salarias fasciatus chromosome 20, fSalaFa1.1, whole genome shotgun sequence, a single window of DNA contains:
- the cdk16 gene encoding cyclin-dependent kinase 16 isoform X2, producing MERMRKIKRQLSLTLGRGGAGGGDRTLSDTIAQDVTSHSDSEIVHEDVKMSSDGESDPASSSDDVHSPVRVRLRNKKISTEDINKRLSLPADIRLPDDYLEKFNVIGPALFEQPISRRLRRVSLSEIGFGKLETYIKLDKLGEGTYATVYKGRSKLTENLVALKEIRLEHEEGAPCTAIREVSLLKDLKHANIVTLHDIIHTQKSLTLVFEYLDKDLKQYLDDCGNVIHVHNVKLFLFQLLRGLSYCHRRKVLHRDLKPQNLLINERGELKLADFGLARAKSIPTKTYSNEVVTLWYRPPDILLGSTDYSTHIDMWGVGCIFYEMATGRPLFPGSMVEEELHFIFKLLGTPTEQTWPGITSNEEFVALNYPQYKAERLSNHTPRLCSEGVELLSRFLQFEGKKRISAEESMKQSYFSDLGTRVMSLPDTTSIFSVPEIQLEKETARSAAPVDPANSPNRRRSLLF from the exons ATGGAGAGAATGAGGAAGATCAAACGGCAGCTGTCACTCACActggggaggggcggggccgggggaggagacaggaccCTGAGTGACACCATCGCTCAGGACGTGACGTCACACAGTGACTCAG AGATCGTGCACGAGGATGTGAAGATGAGCTCGGATGGAGAAAGCGATCCGGCTTCTTCCTCGGATGACGTTCACAGTCCAGTTCGAGTTCGACTGAGGAACAAGAAGATCTCCACTGAG GACATCAACAAGCGGCTCTCGCTGCCGGCCGACATCCGACTCCCCGACGACTACCTGGAGAAGTTTAACGTGATTGGTCCGGCTTTGTTcgagcagccaatcagcaggcGGCTGCGTCGGGTCTCTCTG TCGGAGATCGGCTTTGGGAAACTGGAGACGTACATCAAACTGGACAAACTGGGAGAG GGGACGTACGCCACGGTCTACAAAGGTCGCAGTAAACTGACCGAGAATCTCGTCGCTCTGAAGGAAATTCGACTGGAACATGAAGAAGGAGCTCCGTGCACTGCGATCAGAGAAG TGTCTCTGCTGAAGGACCTGAAACACGCCAACATCGTCACGCTTCACGACATTATCCACACACAGAAGTCGCTCACGCTGGTGTTCGAGTACCTG GACAAAGATCTCAAGCAGTATCTGGACGACTGTGGAAACGTGATCCACGTCCACAACGTCAAG ctcttcctcttccagctgCTCCGCGGTTTGTCGTACTGCCACCGCAGGAAAGTCCTCCACCGAGACCTGAAGCCCCAGAACCTGCTGATCAACGAGCGGGGGGAGCTCAAGCTGGCCGACTTCG gtttgGCTCGAGCGAAATCGATCCCAACAAAGACCTACTCCAACGAGGTGGTGACGCTGTGGTACAGGCCTCCAGACATCCTGCTGGGCAGCACCGACTACTCCACCCACATCGACATGTG GGGCGTCGGGTGTATCTTCTACGAGATGGCGACCGGTCGGCCTCTGTTCCCCGGGTCcatggtggaggaggagcttcacttCATCTTCAAACTGCTGG ggaccCCCACCGAGCAGACCTGGCCCGGCATCACGTCCAACGAGGAGTTCGTGGCGCTCAACTACCCTCAGTACAAAGCAGAGCGACTCAGTAACCACACTCCCAG GCTCTGCAGTGAAggagtggagctgctgtccaGGTTTCTGCAG TTCGAAGGGAAGAAGAGGATCTCGGCGGAGGAGTCGATGAAGCAGAGCTACTTCAGTGACCTTGGGACCCGGGTGATGTCGCTTCCTGACA CGACTTCCATCTTCAGCGTGCCGGAAAttcagctggaaaaagaaaCGGCGAGGTCGGCGGCGCCCGTGGATCCAG CCAACAGTCCAAACAGGAGGCGGAGCCTGCTCTTCTGA
- the cdk16 gene encoding cyclin-dependent kinase 16 isoform X1, producing MERMRKIKRQLSLTLGRGGAGGGDRTLSDTIAQDVTSHSDSEVVSLRSSGGLKVRSSSSSVQSLLQSYSSSLRKPRGLGRSLSSYLNHTTRLEIVHEDVKMSSDGESDPASSSDDVHSPVRVRLRNKKISTEDINKRLSLPADIRLPDDYLEKFNVIGPALFEQPISRRLRRVSLSEIGFGKLETYIKLDKLGEGTYATVYKGRSKLTENLVALKEIRLEHEEGAPCTAIREVSLLKDLKHANIVTLHDIIHTQKSLTLVFEYLDKDLKQYLDDCGNVIHVHNVKLFLFQLLRGLSYCHRRKVLHRDLKPQNLLINERGELKLADFGLARAKSIPTKTYSNEVVTLWYRPPDILLGSTDYSTHIDMWGVGCIFYEMATGRPLFPGSMVEEELHFIFKLLGTPTEQTWPGITSNEEFVALNYPQYKAERLSNHTPRLCSEGVELLSRFLQFEGKKRISAEESMKQSYFSDLGTRVMSLPDTTSIFSVPEIQLEKETARSAAPVDPANSPNRRRSLLF from the exons ATGGAGAGAATGAGGAAGATCAAACGGCAGCTGTCACTCACActggggaggggcggggccgggggaggagacaggaccCTGAGTGACACCATCGCTCAGGACGTGACGTCACACAGTGACTCAG AGGTGGTGTCTCTTCGGTCCTCCGGAGGCCTGAAGGTCCGATCTTCGTCTTCTTCCGTTCAGTCTTTGCTTCAGTCGTACAGCAGCTCGCTGAGGAAGCCCCGCGGCCTGGGACGCAGCCTGAGCTCCTACCTGAACCACACCACCAGACTGG AGATCGTGCACGAGGATGTGAAGATGAGCTCGGATGGAGAAAGCGATCCGGCTTCTTCCTCGGATGACGTTCACAGTCCAGTTCGAGTTCGACTGAGGAACAAGAAGATCTCCACTGAG GACATCAACAAGCGGCTCTCGCTGCCGGCCGACATCCGACTCCCCGACGACTACCTGGAGAAGTTTAACGTGATTGGTCCGGCTTTGTTcgagcagccaatcagcaggcGGCTGCGTCGGGTCTCTCTG TCGGAGATCGGCTTTGGGAAACTGGAGACGTACATCAAACTGGACAAACTGGGAGAG GGGACGTACGCCACGGTCTACAAAGGTCGCAGTAAACTGACCGAGAATCTCGTCGCTCTGAAGGAAATTCGACTGGAACATGAAGAAGGAGCTCCGTGCACTGCGATCAGAGAAG TGTCTCTGCTGAAGGACCTGAAACACGCCAACATCGTCACGCTTCACGACATTATCCACACACAGAAGTCGCTCACGCTGGTGTTCGAGTACCTG GACAAAGATCTCAAGCAGTATCTGGACGACTGTGGAAACGTGATCCACGTCCACAACGTCAAG ctcttcctcttccagctgCTCCGCGGTTTGTCGTACTGCCACCGCAGGAAAGTCCTCCACCGAGACCTGAAGCCCCAGAACCTGCTGATCAACGAGCGGGGGGAGCTCAAGCTGGCCGACTTCG gtttgGCTCGAGCGAAATCGATCCCAACAAAGACCTACTCCAACGAGGTGGTGACGCTGTGGTACAGGCCTCCAGACATCCTGCTGGGCAGCACCGACTACTCCACCCACATCGACATGTG GGGCGTCGGGTGTATCTTCTACGAGATGGCGACCGGTCGGCCTCTGTTCCCCGGGTCcatggtggaggaggagcttcacttCATCTTCAAACTGCTGG ggaccCCCACCGAGCAGACCTGGCCCGGCATCACGTCCAACGAGGAGTTCGTGGCGCTCAACTACCCTCAGTACAAAGCAGAGCGACTCAGTAACCACACTCCCAG GCTCTGCAGTGAAggagtggagctgctgtccaGGTTTCTGCAG TTCGAAGGGAAGAAGAGGATCTCGGCGGAGGAGTCGATGAAGCAGAGCTACTTCAGTGACCTTGGGACCCGGGTGATGTCGCTTCCTGACA CGACTTCCATCTTCAGCGTGCCGGAAAttcagctggaaaaagaaaCGGCGAGGTCGGCGGCGCCCGTGGATCCAG CCAACAGTCCAAACAGGAGGCGGAGCCTGCTCTTCTGA
- the cxxc1a gene encoding CXXC-type zinc finger protein 1a codes for MSEEAAASDQGPKEEEEEGGGEEGDEERGGGPGGGRVVSMEIPKAPVYCVCRKPDINCFMIGCDSCTEWFHGGCIGVSEKAAKAIRVWYCPSCRDKDPTLGIKYRPKKTKDKDEREAGSERDDGDGSSTPQPKMDKRRGSQIKRSARMCGECDACLRTEDCALCDFCKDMKKFGGPNKIRQKCRLRQCEVRARKMLRVKDEEMSQSSSRGRSLSRRGAGHETEDEDDEEDEEEEGFSESELELYEQYKAAGYRDLVWRSEEEDAHSDSTRKKAVKVKHVKRREKKPEKKKSTSVPKEEAKPRRHKVKQRHRERVRHSERAGEGGAKEAGGTMRQCLGPGCVEPARSNSKYCSEDCGMKLAANRIYEILPQRIQQWQQSPCVAEEMGRRQLERIRKEQQAARLRLTLMEKRFHELEGIIANAKLQQVQQHEEVTEGDGDDTDLQIFCVSCSHPVNPKVALRHMERCYAKYESQTSFGSMYPTRIEGATRLFCDVYNPQSKTYCKRLQVLCPEHSRDPKIPADEVCGCPLVKDVFEPTGEFCRVSKRKCNKHYCWEKLRRAEVDLERVRVWYKLDELFEQERNLRTAMTNRAGLLALMLHQTIQHDPITTDLRSTKDR; via the exons ATG TCCgaagaagctgcagcatcaGATCAAGGcccgaaggaggaggaggaagagggaggaggagaagagggagatgaagagcgaggaggaggaccgggaggaggTCGCGTGGTCTCCATGGAGATACCCAAAGCTCCCGTTTACTGCGTTTGCAGGAAACCCGACATCAACTGCTTCATGAT AGGGTGCGACAGCTGCACCGAGTGGTTTCACGGCGGCTGCATCGGCGTCTCCGAGAAAGCCGCCAAGGCCATCAGAGTTTGGTACTGTCCGTCCTGCAGAG ACAAAGACCCGACTCTGGGAATTAAATACCGTCCAAAGAAGACAAAGGACAAAGATGAAAGGGAGGCGGGGTCAGAGAGGGATGACGGGGATGGAAGCTCCACCCCTCAGCCAAAGATGGACAAGAGGCGGGGCTCACAG ATCAAGCGTTCGGCCAGAATGTGCGGCGAGTGTGACGCCTGCCTCAGGACGGAGGACTGCGCGCTGTGCGACTTCTGCAAGGACATGAAGAAGTTTGGAGGACCCAACAAAATCCGCCAGAAGTGTCGCCTCAGGCAGTGCGAGGTCCGAGCCCGG AAAATGCTTCGGGTGAAGGACGAGGAGATGagtcaaagcagcagcagggggcgcagccTGTCGAGAAGGGGGGCGGGGCATGAgacggaggacgaggacgacgaggaggacgaggaggaggaaggcttcAGCGAGAGCGAGTTGGAGCTGTATGAGCAGTACAAAGCGGCCGGATACAGAGACCTG GTGTGGCGCAGCGAAGAAGAGGACGCCCACTCCGACTCAACGAGGAAGAAAGCGGTGAAGGTGAAACACGTTAAGAGACGAGAGAAGAAGCCCGAGAAGAAG AAATCCACGTCCGTCCCCAAAGAGGAGGCCAAACCCCGGCGCCACAAGGTGAAGCAGCGCCACAGGGAGCGCGTGCGACACAGCGAGCGGGCGGGAGAGGGCGGGGCTAAAGAAGCTGGCGGCACCATGAGGCAGTGTCTGGGTCCAGGCTGCGTCGAACCCGCCAGGTCCAACTCCAAATACTGCTCCGAGGACTGCGGCATGAAGCTCGCCGCCAA TCGCATCTACGAGATCCTCCCTCAGAGGATccagcagtggcagcagagTCCCTGCGTTGCCGAGGAGATGgggcggagacagctggagcgAATCAGGAAGGAGCAGCAGGCCGCCAGGCTCCGCCTCACGCTGATGGAGAAGCGCTTCCACGAGCTGGAGGGAATCATCGCCAACGCcaagctgcagcaggtccagcagcacGAAGAG GTGACCGAAGGCGACGGAGACGACACCGACCTGCAGATCTTCTGTGTGTCCTGCAGTCACCCCGTCAACCCCAAGGTGGCGCTGCGACACATGGAAAGATGCTACGCTAAG TACGAGAGTCAAACGTCCTTCGGTTCCATGTATCCGACCCGGATCGAGGG AGCCACCAGGTTGTTCTGCGACGTTTACAACCCTCAGAGTAAGACGTACTGCAAGCGGCTGCAGGTCTTGTGTCCTGAACACTCCAGAGATCCGAAG ATCCCGGCCGATGAGGTGTGTGGTTGTCCTCTGGTCAAAGACGTGTTCGAACCGACCGGAGAGTTCTGCCGGGTGTCCAAGAGGAAGTGCAACAAACACTACTGCTGGGAGAAGCTGCGTCGGGCCGAGGTCGACCTGGAGAGAGTCCGAGTG TGGTACAAGCTGGACGAGCTGTTCGAGCAGGAGAGGAATCTGAGGACCGCCATGACCAACCGAGCCGGTTTGTTGGCTCTGATGCTGCACCAGACCATCCAGCACGACCCCATCACCACCGACCTGCGCTCCACCAAGGACAGGTAG